The Nitrospiria bacterium genome segment GAGCACCACTTCCGGAAGGGGCTAATGCGGTAGTGATGGTGGAGGAGACTCAGCGCCAAGGAAATGAGGTTTCGATTTTCGGAGAAGTCCAGGATGGCGAAAATATCAGGAGGCGAGGGGAGAATATTCGGAAAGGGGAGATGGTATTAGGAAGAGGGACTCCCATTGGGCCTGCGGGAATTGGAATGCTGGCATCGGTTGGGCGTTCGTTTTTAACTGTTTTCAGAGTTCCCCGGGTGGCCATTTTGGCAACAGGAAATGAGTTGGTTGAAGTGGATGGGGAGATAACGCCTGAGAAAATTATAAATAGTAATAGTTTTTCTTTGGCTGCCCAAATCGGGGAGTGCGGAGCCAGATACCGGTTATTGGGAATTGCCCGGGATACCCAAGAGGATGTGGTGTCAAAGCTTTCCCAGGGTTTGGATGCTGATCTTATTTTGGTTTCTGGAGGGGTTTCTGTGGGCTCCTATGATTTTGTTAAACAAGCCAGTCAAGTTCTCGGAGCGGATTTAAAGTTTTGGAAGGTTGCCTTGAAACCAGGTGCCCCATTGGCTTTTGGCCTTTTACAAGGGAAGCCTTTTTTCGGTTTACCCGGTAATCCTGTTTCCTCCATGGTTACCTTTGAACTGTTTGTAAGGCCTGCCTTATTAAAAATGATGGGTCTCCCTTCTTGGTTCCGTACACAATTAGAAGTTGTGGTTGGGAAGGACCTGTCCAACGATACGGGAAAAACCTACCTAATTCGGGTGATGGTTGAACGGGTGGGAGATCAATATGTTGCCACCCCTTCGGGAGAACAGGGTTCAGGAATTTTAATGTCCATGGTAAAAGCCAATGGACTTTTAATCCTCCCTGAAAAACAGCGAAAGGTCAATGCGGGAGAAAGGTGCCGTGTCCTTTTGTTGGATCAACATATCCCCGATCAAAAAAAATGAGTAAACCCTGTGGAATTCAAAAATATCCTGATTCTTCATCCGGGAGGACTTGGGGATGTGGTTTTATCGTTACCGACGCTTCGGGTTTTGCGTCAGCGTTTTCCTGAAGCCACATTTACGTTGGCCGGAAACCGTTCCTTCCTTGAAATCTTAAATTTTTCACAAAATATTTGGTCTTTGGATGGGAAAGATATCGCTTTGCTTTTTACTTGTGATCCCCACCAACGAAAAGACATTCAAAAATTTTTTTCCCCATTTAATTTAGTGATTTCATGGATGGGGGGAGCCGGCGGGGTTGTTGAGGAAAACCTCAAGGCCGTTGGTGTAAAAAAAATATTAGTGGCTACCCCCATTCAAAAAATGAGGAAAAGAATTAAAACCCGTGAGGGCGAGAGCTTCAATACCACGCATGCGTCTCAAGCTTATTTGAACACCCTTATTCCCCTGGGAATTGATGAGCGGGTTCGAGGATGTTCATTGTATTTAAAACATGAGGATTTAATCTCTGGAGATTTTGAATTAAAAAACCGTAAGATTCCGTTTCGGGAAAAACCTTTTGCGGTGATTCATATTGGAAGTGGGGGGGTCAAAAAGCGCTGGCCTCTCCAGCAATTTTCCAAAATTGTATTTTGGCTCCAGAAAAATCTAAACCTCCCTTCCCTTTTTTTGACCGGTCCCGCGGAGGAAGACCTGGTCGATCATTTATACAAGGACATCCAAACATCCCCCGAAAATCATTTTCATAATTTACCTTTAAAGGTGGTTGGGGCCATCATTAAAAGATCCTGTTTTTATTTGGGATGTGATTCAGGGGTCAGCCATTTGGCCGCAGCCCTTGGTGTCCCCACCTATGTTATTTTTGGGCCCACCCATCCTAAAGAATGGGCGCCCATTGGAGAGAAGGTGATCATCATTGGGCCCAGGAAAAATGGGTATCCGGTTTCAAAATCTGGAATTGGGGGGGTTAACAATTTTTGGCCTTCTTCCGATAACGTTCAAACGGCGATCGCATCTGGCTTTTGGGAATGAGGCAATCTTTTCTCAACCAAACCAAAATTGAAAGGGTATTTGGATTTTTTAAAAATGGACCTGAATATTGAAAGAAGCAAACTTTTGATCGATGGTAAAATAAGGGACCAGTCGGTCTTCCCCTGAAAAAACTCGGAGGCCATTTAATAGGGCCTGGGTTAAAGCAACTGAGAAAATGATTTCTTGACTGAGGCCTGTGTCCTTGGAAATGCTAACGGGATCATAATGGTCATCCTGAACAGGGCTCAAATAAAAGGCATAGAGGGAATAAAAAACGAAATCGGTTGCGCTAAAAAATAAAAGCGCGTTGTGATATGTGGTGGGATTGTTGCGGTACCGGGTTAATGAGTATTCAAAGGTTTGACTGACTGCAAATTCCCCTGCCAGGTGATAGGGTAACTTTCCCTCCTCCTCCATTTCGTTGTAAGTGCTTAGACCCAGGAAAAATGAGCCCTTTTGTTGGGTGAAAAATTTGAGTTGATTTCCTTCGGCCCCCAAGGAATCTGCCATTATGAAATGGCCGGATTCGTGAATGGCCATGTTGGTTAAAAAAGCCATTCCAATTTGGGCCAGCTGGCTTACCTCAAAACCACTGGCTGGGTGAGGATCCACCCAATGGGAGGCTATTAGGAAAATGAGTGCCATTCCAAACAGGGCCCCTGGGTGAGGGAAAATTTTTAATATAAATCGTAGTTGCCCAAGAGCTTTTCTCCCGGAACCAACTATTTTTTCGGCCCCCATCTTCTTTCAGAAACCTCCTTTGGAGGGGTTCCTTTTTGGGCACAAAAAAACCATGCCTTCCATTAAGGTGTGGGGGCCTTTGGAAGGGCTCTTCAGTGGTCATCGCCCCCCTTTTTCCTCGGCTGGGTTTTAGGGTCATGACTGGGCGATTTCAACCCTTCGGTTGACTGTGCTTTTTCGGAAGCCCTGTCTCTCTCAAATATAAAAGTAACAGTCATCCCTTATTTGTCAATATTGTCTGTTTTTTATCCATTTTTACGGGAAAAAGGATGAGTTCAACTTTTTTGTCAAAAGGGATTGGGTAATTTATAGAGAATTGGGGGGTAGTCCCTTTAGGCAGGAATGGCCTGAAAATACTGGAAACGGAAAAGAGGATCTACTCATTAGAAACGATAGCTAAGTTGAAATACCAAAAAAACTTCAAGAATGATTTTATCCTTTCCATCCAAAAAAGGATTATCATGACCAGGTAAACCCCTATTTTGATGAACGGGGTGGCCGAAATCTATTTGTTAGAAAAATCAATCCTTTTCAGGGGGTTTTTTATTCCGCATCAAGGGCTTCAATGGCGTGTTGAAAAAGGATGAAGGACCGAAGTCCAGCAGTGATGACCCTGTCTCCTTGAGCATTTGAAAAAATCATGGTAGGGCGGACATCAATTCCATGACCCTCTGCTTCTTGAACATCCATGGCCACTTCTTGTTTTAATTCTTCTTTTTGGACCCTGGTTTCAAACGCAATGGGGTCCAGGCCCGCTTTCTTGACCAATTCAATTTGTATTTCATGTTTCGAAATATTTTTTCGTTGGGTCATTGCAGCGATTCGGAGGAGTTTTAAGAAGGTTTCGGCTTTTTCTTTATTTTGATGTTCTGCCGCCTTATACGCGATGCAGGGAGGCCAGGCGGATTGGGGGGGATCTTCATACCAAAGACCAGAATCAATGGGAACCCTCGTTTTTTTGGACACCACAGCCCACCGATCGGCAATTGTCCAAAGTTTAAGGGGGGTCATGACTTCCATAACGTCTTCAAAAAGAGGAAACATTTTGTAGCGGATATCAATTCGGGGGCCGAAAAAGTGTTTTATTTGATCCAGTGTTTCTTCCATGGCATAACACCAGGAGCACAGGGGGTCCGTATAGTAATCAACTTTGATGGGTAATGGCACCGTTTTTTCTCAATTGGAATTGAAAACATCGTAGCATAGCCCTTTAAATGGAATCAAATGGGAGTGAGTAATTTCCTCCCCGTTTTTCCGGGGGTTTTAATAAATAGTTCTTGACATTTTGAGGTATTTCTCTTATAATTCTCAAGATTTACCAATACTCAATGAAAAATCGAAAATAGGTTTTTGCTGGCCCGAAGGGGATTTTCACCGCTGGTTTATTAAAACCGAGTTTTGCCAGCCTTTATTTTGAATTTATTGGGTCTGTTTAATTCACTTTTGTTTTTAATTTAGAGGGATTTTATGTCTGTTTCCACCATGAAAATTGACAAGCCCGTTCGTAGGAATCTTTCATTCGATTGGGTGAATACCTTATTTTTGACCTTAACCCCTTTAGTGGCTCTTATCGGGTTGCCGATTTATGTATATTATTGGGATATACCTCTTCCTGTTTTTTGGGTTTTTGCTTTTTACCTGGCTGCAACGGGCTTATCCATTACCGCAGGATATCACCGGTATTTTTCCCATCGGTCCTTTACCGCTAAACCCATTGTAAAACTTTTTTTCCTTATTTTTGGGGCTGCAGCTTGCCAAAATTCCGCACTGAAGTGGGCCTCGGATCACCGAAATCACCACCGGTATGTTGACAATGAGGGTGACCCATATAATATCCGGTTAGGGTTTTTCTATGCGCATATGGGATGGGTTTTAATGAGGGACCCTAATAAAACGGTAGAGAATGCTCGGGACCTTTCTGAAGACCCTATGGTGCGGTGGCAGCACAAGTATTATATTCCCCTGGCGATTGGGGTAGGCGGGGGAGTTCCATTGCTGATCGGTTTTCTATTCAATGCTCCCCTTGGGTGTTTTTTGTTGGCCGGAGTTGCCCGGACGGTGATTGTCCATCACTGCACCTTTTTAATTAACTCCTTGTGCCATTTTATGGGAAAACAACCCTATTCCTTGAAAGACTCTTCGCGGGATAGTGCATTGGTTGCATTAGTGACCTACGGGGAAGGGTATCACAACTTTCATCACCGTTTTCAATTTGATTACAGAAATGGGGTGCGCTGGTATCATTTTGATCCTTCAAAGTGGCTGATTAAAACCCTTGAAATATTCGGTTTGACAGGAAATCTAAAAACGGCCTCAGAGGTTCATATTTTTAAAGCTCGCTTGGAGGTGCAGAAAGAAAAAGTTCAGCAAAATCTGACGGGTTTTTCGGAAGATTTTCGGGAATTGATGGAAAAAAAGGTTCATGCTACTCACGATAAGCTGTTATTGGCTTATGAACGATTGGGAAATCTTAAAAAAGAATATCGCTTGTTTAAAGATTCCGTTGATGCGAAGAGGGGAGAGATGATTCTTAAAATAAAAAACGATCTTCAAAAAGAAAGATCTCATTTCAAGGAAATTTATGATTCCTGGGCACTGTTGGTTCAAGAGTGCTAATTTAGTTCCTGCCTAAGCTTTAATCCTGTGGAAGCCATCCTACATTTATTCCAGATGTTCTTTTTTTAAAAGCCTTTGATTTTTCTTAAAAGCTTTATAAATTAATTTTTTTTTTAAACCAAAATACAAGCCGTGAAATGGTTTTGGGGACCTTCTTCAAGAGGGGGGTCTTCTTTTAAACATTCTGGAATTCGCTTCTGGCAACGAGAATAAAATCGGCAACCTTTGGGAAGATCGATGGGACTGGGAAGGTCTCCCTCCAAAAGGTTTCTGTTTCTTTTAACTTTTGGATCGGCCTGAGGGATCGAATTCAATAAGGCCTGGGTATAGGGATGTTGTGGACGGGTATACAGGTCCTTGGCGGTTGCCATTTCAACAATTCGGCCCAGATACATGACTGCGACCTGATCACTCATGTGGCGAACCATATTGAGGTCATGAGCGATGAACAGAAGGGAAAGATGAAATTCCTCTTGGAGATCCTGCAAAAGATTAATGACTTGGGCTTGGATGGAGACATCCAGAGAAGAAACGGGTTCGTCAGCTACGATAAGCTCCGGCTTGAGAGATAAAGCCCGAGCTATTCCTATACGCTGTCTTTGTCCTCCGCTGAATTCATGGGGATAACGCATTTGTGCATCGGGAGAAAGGCCCACTTTTTCTAAAAGTTGCACCACTTGATTCTTGCGTTCTTGCCGATTTCCCAACCCGTGAACCATGAGGGGTTCTTCGAGAATTTGCCCAATGGTCATTCTCGGATTGAGAGAGGCATAAGGATCTTGAAAGATAATCTGAATTTTTTTTCGAAATTTCTTTAAATTCCGCTGGGAGAGGTGGGTAATATCCTCCCCTTGAAAAACGATCTTCCCTTCTGTCGGATCCATTAATCGAAGAATTAATCTTCCCAAGGTGGATTTCCCGCATCCGCTTTCACCGACTAACCCTAATACCTCTCCACGCTGGAGGCTTAAAGAGACCCCATCGACGGCATGGATCCACTTTTTTTGCTGCCCGAACCCCCCCTCTTTGACAGGAAACCGTTTTTTTAAATTATGAACGGATAAAAGGGGCTGGTTTTGAACGGAAGGGTTAGATCCAATCATTTGGGCGGTTCCTCCAACCAGCATCGAGAAAAATGTTGGGGGGCCTGTTTTAAAAGGCCTGGTTCTTCGGTATGGCAGCGGTCCATCACCCATTGGCACCTGGTGGAAAATTTACACCCAGAGGGAAGATCGGTTAGTTTGGGAACAGACCCTTTTATGGTACGAAGACGGGTTTTTACTTCTCCTTGTTCGAACCGGGGAAGAGAATCTAAAAGGCCCTTTGTATAAGGGTGTCTTGGTATTGCGAAAAGATCTTCTGTTTTGGCCTGTTCCACGATCCGTCCTGCATACATAATGACCACCTCCTCGGCAACCTCTGCAATGACGCCCAGATCATGGGAAATAAGAATCATTGCCATCCCAATTTGGGTTCGAAGATCTTGTAGGAGGGCTAAAATTTGAGCCTGTATGGTGACATCTAAGGCGGTGGTAGGTTCATCGGCAATAATGAGGTCCGGGTTACATGAGATGGCCATTGCAATCATGACCCTTTGTCGCATTCCCCCGCTAAGCTGATGGGGGTACTCATCCACCCGGCGTTCTGGTGCAGGAATTCCAACTCGTTGGAGGAGTTCAATGGTTCTGTGTTTTGCATCGGAACGATTGAGTTGGAGGTGAAGTCTCACCATTTCTGAAATTTGGGTGCCAATGGTAAAAACGGGGTTTAAAGATGTCATGGGTTCCTGAAATACCATGGCAATGTGCTTCCCTCTTATTTTTTGCATATCTTTTTCAGAGCGTGTTAGAAGGTTTTCCCCTTTAAATAGAATTTTCCCATCTTTGATTTTTGCAAAAGGAAGTGGAAGCAACCGCATGATGGATAAAGCAGTGACGCTTTTTCCACAGCCAGACTCTCCGACAATTCCTAAAACTTTTCCCTTTTCTATTTTAAAATTGACGCCCTCAACGGCTTTGAGGGTTCCCGATGGGGTGGAGAATTCAGTGACCAGGTTTTCAACCTGTAAGATGGGGCCTACCACGCTTTGGAGGATGCTCCTCTTTGTTTTATACGGTTTCTCGTTTGGCTAAGGAGAGATAGACTTTCGCTTCTCGACTTTCGGGATTGATGTCTTGTACTTTTCCCCATTCTTCCATAGCCAAATCTATAAAACCTTTCATGTAATATGTGACCCCCAAGTGAATCAGTGCTTGGGAGTAATTGGGGTTTAGTTCTTTTGCTCTCATTAATACACGAATCGCTTCGTCAAACTGTCCTTTTTCCCTTAATGTGACACCGATTTTTGTGATAATATCAACAAAAGTGGGCCGAAGATTAAGAGCTTTGCGATATTCATCCAGCGCTTCATCATACCGGCTTAAATCGTAATATTGGTCTCCGAGGAGAGCATGTTCATTGGCTAATTTGCCTTGAATAAAAGGGTCAATGGGAACCGGTTCTGATTTTACCACTTGAGCGGCTTTTCCAAAAATTTCGTTTGCATCTTCATAACGACCCAGGTCATTATAGGTGACGGCCAGATTTAAAGAGGCCTCGGTGTATTTAGGGTTAATCTCCAAGGCCTTTTTAAAAAAAAGGCTGGCCCGTTCCCATTCGCCCCTCTGATGGAAGATAATGCCCAATTTATTGTAGACATCTGCAAACCTTTTTGGGCTTTGTTCAATGAGGTTTTTAAAGATGGGTTCTGCGCGATCAAATCGCCCCTCTTCAAAAAGACGTCGGCCTTGTTGGTAGAGATGTTCGAAATTCTCATCCATTATTTCTCCTTCGGTTCTTTTTTGGTACCCAGATGGAAAGTGGAAGGGTTTTTAATCTACACTAACAGAAGAAGGAATGTCAATTTTGTATTTACTCATAATGGGAGGACCGTTTTGTTCACGGCCCTCGCTGAAAAAGAACCCCGATTGTCTTGGACGTTGCGTTTTACGAATGGTTTAAACTCATGAAAATCCAGACTGCTCAGTTCATCAAAAGTTGTCAGCATTTGTCAGATTGTCCCCATGATCGGATTCCAGAAGTGGCTTTTGTGGGACGTTCTAATGTTGGAAAATCTTCTCTTTTGAATGTTCTTCTTCACAGGAAAAATTTGGCCAAGGTGAGCTCTTCTCCAGGAAAAACCCGATTAATCAACTTTTTTAGAATCAATGAACAGTTCTATTTAGTGGACCTTCCGGGGTATGGGTTTGCGAAAATTCCAAAAACGGAACAGATAAAATGGAAATCATTTGTGGAAAAATATCTCATCCACCGGTCTAATTTAAAGGGGGTTGTGCATTTGGTGGATGCACGGGTGGGGGCCACCGAAAAAGATATTGCCATGAAGCAATGGCTGGAGGAATATTCAAAACCCTATGTTTTGGTTGCTACCAAGGTGGATAAGGTTTCTAGGGGAAAGCGTTCAGTCTGTTTTCAGGATTTGAATCGAACCCTTTTATTGCCTCTCCATCAAGGGGTGGTTCCGTTTTCATCAAAAACAGGAGAAGGCCTTTCTCCCCTTTGGAAAAAAATTTTTGAACTTCTCTTTTCTTCCTAATGGGTACTGGCCAACCGAAAGGGGTTTTTCTCTCTTTTCCGAAAGTTTCCAAAAACTTCCGCGGAAAAAGAGGTGAGCGCCTTTCATTTGCAGATCTCTCGTGTTAAAAAAAATTTTGAGAGGAAAAGGAACTTTGAATTACCCTTGAGGATTTCCCATAGGAGATTGCGGTAAGGGAAAGGGTTGTTCCGGGGGAATGGGGGTATAGGCCCTGTTAATTTGGTAGGCCGTTTCAAACCTTTTAAAGGCCGCTGTAAAATCTCCCATTTTGTAAAAAGTATACCCCAAATAATAATGGGCTTTTACATTTTCGGGATTAATTGAAATAGCGGTTTTAAATTCTTGAATAGCAGACACAAATTGTTTTTGATAGTAAAGATTCAAGCCGTTTTGAAAATGTTTATTGGAGGCCTGTGTATCAAATAGATCTTCCCCGAAAACACCCGTTTGGGGAAAGATGAGGAAAAGAAAGGTGATTGCACTCCAAAGTAAGGCCTTCATTATTTTTCTCCCTGTAATAATTTATGTTGTCTTTTCAAAAGCTTAGTGTGGAGAGTGTAGTTTGACTATATCACCGGTCAAAGGAGCTGTCAAGTTGGGTTGGACTTCACCTAACTGTTTGAAAAATATTGTAATTTTCCCTATTGGGATAAGGAAAAACTACACCTAAGGGTGCTTTCAATAAGGTTCGGTTTGGGTTATTCCGTTTAGGGATTTAAAAGGGTTTAGAATTTAATGGCCACATGGGCGTGGAGTCTCAGTTCCCGTAGCCAGTCATGGTGGAATTCCTCTGATTTTATCTGGATGAGTTTCTCTCCGAGTTCTCCCTTCACCTCTTCAAAGGGTTTGTATGGATCAGTTTCGTTTTTAGATATTTGGAGGATATGAATTCCCAAGGAGCTTTGGATGGGTGTGCTGACCTCCCCAACAGAAAGAGAGAAGGCCGTTTCATTTAAAGGGGACATTAATTCTCCCGATTTGAAATAACCCAAATCCCCACCCCGTGTTTTCTCGGGGCCTTCGGAGTATTGGTCAACCATATCAATAAAATCTGATCCTTGGTGAATCTGTTCAACAATTTTTTCCGCAAGTTTCATTTTTTCTTGGGATTCTTCGGGGCTCCCTATTTTCAAGAGAATTTGGCGAACCTGAATGCGGGGGGAGCCGGCAAATAGATGCTGGTTTTGTTCATAGAATTCCTTCAGTTTTTCTTCCTCCAGCGTCATACTGGAGGAAATTTCACGATTGACCAGTTTTAGGATGGTTAATTGATCCCGAAGGTCATTTTTGTATTGCTCCAAGGTGAGAGATTCTTTTGCCAGTGCTTGGGCGAAAATTTCATTGCTGACGAAACCGTTTCTGGCTTTAATATCCCCCAATGCGGTTTCCAACTCCGTTTCCGATAAAAAAATACCTTTTTTCCGTGCTTCCTGAAGTTGTAACCTCTTGTCAATTTCTTTTTCCAAAATAACACGCAACGAATTTTGGTCCAGTGGATCCTGTTCCTCACCTGTTTTAGAGAGGCTTTTTTGCCGATAGGCCAACATAGCGCTTTCCTGAAGTTCGGAAAGCGTAATGACCTCCTGGTTGACAACCGCAACAATTCGATCAATTAAAAGGGGTTCTCCCTGAGCATATTCCGGCCCCTTCCAAATGGCAAAAAACAGAATAAAAAATGTTAGTAACGTTTTTGGAAATTTCAGAGGCAATATCCGGTTTAGGGTTTTCATTTTTTTCACGTTTCTGTTTTGAGGACCGAAAGGTTGATATTGATAGAACTGGCCGATTTTAAATCCTGAAGCCATTCTTCGTAAAGTCCCTCCCTTTTTATTTGAAAAAGAAGATCTTGAATTTGCAGCTGAACTTCTTCAAAGGATAATGTCCTTGAAGGAAACTTTTTTTCAACCTGAAAAAGATGAAAACCATAGGGGGTTTTAACCATTGGGCTTATGGCCGATTCCTTGAGGGAGAAGACCACATCAAAATCTTTTGGCATTTCTCCTTTTTTGAAAAGTCCAAGGTCTCCTCCCATTTCCCGATCCGGACTAATCGATTTTTCTCGGGCCAGCGATTCGAACGATTCCCCTTGCAGAAGTGCTTGACGAATCTCTTTAGCTTCCTCTTCCTGTGCGGTGACTATATGCCTGGCTTTTACCTGTTCGGGCATTACAAAATCTTTCTTATGTTTTTCATAATAATTTTTTACCTCTTCTTCGCTAATCAAAATCTTTTGATCAATATTCAAGGAGAGAATTTTTTTAACGAGGAGATCCTCCCGCATTTGGTTTTCCCATTCCAAAAGGGTTATTCCTTCTTCCTGTAAAAGGGTTTCGAATTCCTGGGGAGCATAATCGTCCTTGATTGCTTTAACGGCCTCATTTAATTCGGAATCGCTTACCGTTTTTTGCTGTCGGTGAGCCTCTTGAAGCAGGAGATGATGTTCAATTAATTCCTCAATCAGGGCCTCCACCAATTCCATTGGGGTTTGAAATTCTTTTCCCGATCCAGGGTGAAGGGATTGGTTACGAAGATAATTGTTGAATTCTTTGACGGTTATGGAGTCCTGGTTTACGGTTGCCAGGATTGGCGAAGGGATTTCTTTTTGATTGGCAGTTTCACAACCCCAGGTATTCAAAGAGAGGAACAGGAAAAAAACAGGATAGACCCTTTTCCAGAAATGAAATGTGGAACGGGAAATTTTTAAAAATCGGCTAAAAAGAAGAAGAGAAATTCGGCTCATACCCTAAGAAAATTTGAAAGTTTCAACACGCTATACTCTACCATAGATTTGTCTTGAAATGAATCGTCAATGGAGACGAAGAACATGAAGGCAGGTTTTAATGTGGTGCATTTCTTCTTCCCAGTTTTTTCTTTCCGTAAGGATTTCAAAGCAGTATTCTGAATGAAATCGGATTTTTTCCTGGTACTGGTCCATCAAATGGGTGAACCCCTCTTGGGAAACCCTATGGGAGGGGTCCAGGGTGATGCGAAACCCCTTTTCCTGAGAGTCCATTCGAAGAATGCGAAGAGTTTTGCAATCCATCTTCAATTCCATGACTTGAAGAAGGTGTTGGGCGGCTTCATGTATGGGGCCGAAGCGATCGATTAATTCTTCTTTGAGTTTTTTTAGTTCATGCTCATCCGCCACAGAGGAGAGGCGTTTATAGATGGAGAGGCGCTGATGGGTGTCCGGGATGTATTCCTCTGGAAGGTACGCCGAAACATTTAAATCCAGATTGGGCTCCAGTTCCTCTTCGACCTTTTCCCCTTTGAGCTGTTTGACCGTATTTTCAATCATTTGAAGGTAAAACTCAAAACCCAGGGCGGCAATATGACCCGATTGTTTTTTCCCTAGAAGGCTCCCCGCTCCCCGGATTTCCAGGTCCCGTGCGGCGATTCGAAAGCCTGCCCCCAACTCCGTAAATTCTTGCAAAGCCCGAAGCCGCTTTTTGGCTTCACTGGTAAGGATTCTCCCCTGGGGGATCAGGAGATAGGCATAAGCCTGGTAACCAGAACGTCCCACACGCCCCCTTAATTGATAAAGTTCGGAGAGACCAAATTGATCGGCGCGATTAATAAAAATCGTGTTAGCATCCGGAATATCTAGGCCAGACTCAACAATCGAAGTGCAGACCAGGATTTGGCAATCCTTTTGGATAAATCGCCGCATCACCTGTTCCAGGGCACGTTCTGCCATTTGTCCGTGGGCAATTCCAATAGAGACTTCCGGAAAAAGGTTTTTTAAGAAAGTGGCCATCCGCTCTATGCTTTGGACGCGGTTGTGGACAAAGAACACCTGACCCCCACGGTCCAATTCTCTTTGAATCCCTTCCTGAATTATTTTCTGTTCAAATGGAACGGTAAGGGTGTGAATGGCCAAACGGTCTGCAGGAGGTGTTTCAATAAGGGATATATCCCTTGCCCCCAGTAGCGAGAATTGAAGTGTGCGCGGGATGGGGGTAGCGGTAAGTGTCAGCACATCCACATGGGTACGCAACTGTTTGAGGTGCTCTTTATGGGTGACCCCGAATCGCTGTTCCTCATCAATGACCACAAGCCCTAAATCTTGAAATTGAACGTCTTTTTGTAATAACCGGTGGGTTCCGATAATAATATCCACCTCCCCTTTCCGAATACCCTTAATTATTTCTTTCTGTTCTCGCGGAGAGCGGAACCGGCTGAGCATTTCTACACGAACGGGAAAAGCGTTGAACCGCTGGGTAAAGGTTTGAAAATGTTGATGTGCCAAAAGAGTGGTCGGGGCCAACACTGCTACCTGTTTACTTTCCTCCACCGCCTTGAATGCCGCCCGAAGAGCCACTTCGGTTTTTCCATAACCCACATCCCCGCAGATCAACCGATCCATGGGCCGGTCCCGTTCCAAATCCTTTTTGACATCCTGAATGGCGCGGAGCTGATCCGGGGTTTCTTCATATTCAAAGGTGGATTCGAATTCTCTGGATAATGTTGTGTCCGGAGGATAAGTATATCCCTCTGTAATTTCCCGGGTTGCATAAAGTTGTAACAACTCTTCTGCCATTTCCTCAAGTTCCCGTTTCACCTTTTGTTTGGTTTTTGCCCAGGTGGTTCCTCCCAACCGATCCATTTGAGGGGAAGCCCCTTCCACCCCGGAATAAGGCTGAACCTGATCCAGGTGTTCTAGCGGTACGTAGAGTTTGTCCTTGCCTGCGTATTGAATCAGCATAAATTCTTTTTGAATTCCCTGAATATTTAAGCGCTCCAACCCAATATATTGACCGATTCCATGTTGAAGATGAACTACCCAGTCCCGGGGTTCTAATTCTTCAAGGGCTGGCAGGAAGGGAGAGAGTTTGCTTTTTGATGTGGGCCGATGCTTGACTCGGTGTCCTAAAAATTCTTCCTCTGTGATTACCAAAAGGCTTTCCTGGGGGGCCAAAAAACCATTGG includes the following:
- the mfd gene encoding transcription-repair coupling factor; translated protein: MSQPLFNFPFQQPIPSFLSIKEALKKGNVPIQISGFGGSSNKAFWVTLLYKTTPQSLLLVTESMEEAQSLFFDLQFFADLFKEDKDSIRLFPGGETLPYEKNSPSLECRITRMETLYHLLGQNRSIVITTIPSLCQGTLPRRVFETGLFPIRVHDSFPQETLLSHLEELGYVISTTVHQIGECAVRGGIIDIFTPAFKNPIRLEYWDDTIDSIRVFDPVTQRSTETIPSAKIIPIRELLLKKEYLQDGWEEFNKRGHSLGLSPYQIELQWNHLIQKPPRPGLEILAPFLTPLKTLFDFMPGDCLVLWDEWTQLEKQTEDFFHEANKAYQALLQEGLVLPLPEELFHQPLAQLSSQHTQLYLESISLSSGRAKTSLSTEFRSTQSLGFQQKGASFSTQLERLQAFRGKNLCLLVCRTPTQQKRLRELFAENHLPTLSVDSSDQENLFSQKEQNPSPSFSYNTGSKLPPPTPFPLVLLMGDLSNGFLAPQESLLVITEEEFLGHRVKHRPTSKSKLSPFLPALEELEPRDWVVHLQHGIGQYIGLERLNIQGIQKEFMLIQYAGKDKLYVPLEHLDQVQPYSGVEGASPQMDRLGGTTWAKTKQKVKRELEEMAEELLQLYATREITEGYTYPPDTTLSREFESTFEYEETPDQLRAIQDVKKDLERDRPMDRLICGDVGYGKTEVALRAAFKAVEESKQVAVLAPTTLLAHQHFQTFTQRFNAFPVRVEMLSRFRSPREQKEIIKGIRKGEVDIIIGTHRLLQKDVQFQDLGLVVIDEEQRFGVTHKEHLKQLRTHVDVLTLTATPIPRTLQFSLLGARDISLIETPPADRLAIHTLTVPFEQKIIQEGIQRELDRGGQVFFVHNRVQSIERMATFLKNLFPEVSIGIAHGQMAERALEQVMRRFIQKDCQILVCTSIVESGLDIPDANTIFINRADQFGLSELYQLRGRVGRSGYQAYAYLLIPQGRILTSEAKKRLRALQEFTELGAGFRIAARDLEIRGAGSLLGKKQSGHIAALGFEFYLQMIENTVKQLKGEKVEEELEPNLDLNVSAYLPEEYIPDTHQRLSIYKRLSSVADEHELKKLKEELIDRFGPIHEAAQHLLQVMELKMDCKTLRILRMDSQEKGFRITLDPSHRVSQEGFTHLMDQYQEKIRFHSEYCFEILTERKNWEEEMHHIKTCLHVLRLH